Below is a genomic region from Tripterygium wilfordii isolate XIE 37 chromosome 12, ASM1340144v1, whole genome shotgun sequence.
cacaccagccctctttccaaccgatgtgggatactcaacagAAATGATACTGAGGAAATCCATGAAAGATGTTGTTGGGCGGAATGAAAGTAATTTAGTAAAGGAGCCATTTTTTTGGCATGAAAATTGAGAGAGAGCTGAAGGGAAAGAATGCAAGGAGAGAATCTGTCTGAACTTCTGTGCAGATCTATGGAGTATTCGAAAATTGGAACTTTTGTCAAACTTGTGCTTCATTTTAACAGGGACAGGTTTTAACAGACAAATAGACAATGCTTATTTTTATCTGTTGCTGCATACTTATCTAAGTAAATTTTGTTGCAGAACATCTGATGTCAGCTGTTAAATTTTGACCTTTGTCATTGGTGGAACTCATATATGATGCTTGTGGATGCAGTGCCTCTCTCTTACATGACATAAGTTTCAGGCTGATAGAGGTGACACGTGGACCAGGGAAGACGCAAGACCAAGGACCACAAGCCAGTCTGAAAGAAGATAAGGAAGAATCAAAGGCAGATTCATGCAGTCAAAAAATGGAGCCAATCTGATTCTGAAGAATCTAAGCCAATACCTGCTCCAATAATGCTAATTAATGGCACAGGTACAGCTCTTACTCACAGAACCACAACATACGCTGTTTCTGGTCTCATCAGTTGCAAGAACAATAGAAAACTCAGCAGTAGCTGCAGCCTGAGTGTTAAGGCAACAGGGTTTTTTGCAGCAGCTGCAGTGCTTTTAGCCTCGGCAGCAGGTGCTATGGAAGCACCCGAAGAAGCAGAAACGCTAGCCAACATACCACAAACGCTCTCCGGTGAATGTGCATCGGTGAAGGATTGCAAGAAGGAGAGAATCCAAAGGCCAAAGTCAAGGAAAGCAGAGTCTTGCACAATTAAATGTGTCACTACTTGCATTAGAGGTGGAGAAGGCTCACCCGGTGAAGGTCCTCTTAACATCAGAAGGTAATATCAATACATGTACACTTGCTCCATTAATGGAGTGGTGATACTGCTTGTTCATTGTGGTTTAATAGTTTCTTAATGCTCTATTTTGCAGGCCTCTGGTGGTTTTCAAGCAAGGATTCCGAAGCCGTCATTATTGGTAAGTATTAAGTGcaagttttgattttctttaggCATAGTAGAATCTTACAGATGAAAAGTTTATGgttttgggataaaaaaaaaaaaaaaactagtacaGTTGTTTGTTGCCAAACTATGCACTTATTGGGAAGCAAGCAATTAAGAATTCTGTGACTTCGATTATAGAGGGCAATGAAGTTTATTACGAGCGGGCCTGATTGCCCCAATTTCGAGTCCATATCAGATGTTTAAAGAACAAGcttgtatgatgtcattctcGATTACAAGTTTATTGTTTTGTGTCCTCTAGTGATCGATATTTAGTGATATTCTTTGTTTTGGTGCAGTTTGGTGGAGTGTTCAGATATCTGTAATTTGATTGGAGATGGAGATGATGGACcttaacatgtattttttttttttattttatatggagAGGTTTTAATTCAATCTTACGTTTCATCTGTCAGTGAGGATCAAGATCAAGATACAGAACTTCTAATGGAAGAGCGTAAAGGAGTCATTTTGTACATCAAGAGAGAATTTATGTCAACCATTGTCAAAGGGAATCTTTAATTTGAAATTGGTGAATACTGGGGGTGTCTTTGATGCAAGCCAGAATAGAGAAGTCCAGCTACACAGGGATTTTAGCTTCAACAACCATTGATATCAATATAGATCCGTAAacatccaaaagggaaggaatCCTTATCACAAGGAGTTCCAATACAAACACTAAACTGAGATTCACTCTCACAAGAACGAGAATCACTCTCAATACACAACACTAGAGAATCACTCTCAAACTAAGAAGTTAAGGAAACTAAACAGTATCAAAAGTGCCCTAAAATCATTCATCATCAAAAGTGCCCTATTGTTGAGATACGGCCATACGGGTTGCATAAATTGCTAGTTTGCGACTTGTTAAGCTTGGGCTGGGCTTGGCTTTTAAATCCATGTTTCATGGCCTTCTTGACTTGGGCTTATAACAAGTCTTTTTGGCAAGTGGCTTATAACAAGTCACACTCTGCATCAGTGTTTCACTGGCCTCATTAGCAGCTACTTTCTCTGCATCATCTGTCCAAACcaagggggggaaaaaaaaaagacgacaaGTGAATTAATTAAGCTTGAATACATTAGTGTTAATTAATTATCACAACAGTCGTTGACTGAGATGGTGAACTTAACCTTCGTAACTTTTAGCGTAAATAGAAGATCGTGAATTCGAGTCTCAATGTGTGTCGTCTAGGCTAAGGTCTCAACTAGTCCATGAGTGTTACGAGATCTTCCCTGTGACCATGTGACTCGGGATTTATCAGCCAGTTATCCGGTGACAGTTAGATGGGTTCTACggtataaaaataattaaataaaaaataaacaaagaaaacagagagaCCTTTCTAGTGgcagagggagggagggaaggGAGAATATCAACAAGATGAATGTTGATGCGATGTAGGGCATCCTGGTTAAACCTTGTCCAGCCACCGTCACATCTCTCGCCACCATCTCCAAGTAATTCCTGGCATTCTCCAACGCGTCTTTTGGCACAGCTGCAGCTGCCAATTTTTCCAGTACCTTGTCCTTTATATTCCCCAAGTTCCTTATGTCCTCCACCACACCCATTGCCCCCTTACTTTGCTTATTCTCTTGGTCTTCTGCTGCTTTTATTACTACTTTGACTGCATGTTTTGGTGCGTATAGTTCTCGGTGGCGTACCTGAGTCTATGGGGGCATGGACACACTCTAAACAAGGGGTCCCTTAAATAATTCTTAAAAgtctctctgttttctttattatcatataattcttaaaagtttaactctaaaaaatattatttaaatatgaCTTTTCTAACATTTTGAGATGTAAAATCATGAATTACGTTAGTATAATAGATTTTTTCTATCAAATCACTTTCCATAGACAACATAACTAACTCATTTAACCTTTCTTGAGATATGATGGTCCGAAGATATGATTTTATCAACTTTAactttgaaaaacttctctTGCGGAGGCTATCATTATTGGAATAGTTAACAATACTTTATATGCAATCCATGCATTTGGAAAACCACCATCTATTGTTTGCAAATGATTTAGTATTTCAATaggcttttttatttctttaggtaaaatattacataaaacTTTTAATTCTAAGGCTAAATCTCTTCCATCAACATCATAAAGAGTGTCGCACTTCAAAAAATTGTCAAGTTTAGTGCAATATGTTATCAAACTTTTATTATCAATTGATTGTAACttcttcaaatcaaacaaaaactcaaaagtctctccatacaattgaagttgtttaaacCTACTTCTAGAAGAAGAAATAGATTTATCCACTATGTATAGAAAGTAATTAACTCTAAAGGATTCCTTAGTTGAACGTATTAAATTTTCATTGTTAATCTCATCAAATTGTCACTTTTTTCAAATTATTCGTTTTGCTTAAAAAAAGGGTTCCTAGCTACTTTTTTAGCTTCAATCATGGCATCCACAAATCCACTCTCTCTATATTGCTCAAAAAATAACATGAGTCCACTTAACTTTTCTACGACAATCTTAATACGTTCTAACCTACCGGTGTAAAACTTTAAAGTGGTCTTTGTTACTTTTTAATTGGGTTGGACCCctcatttttattaatttgtttcaactcttaattccttttcttcataaactttataaataatatttgtgAGCTTTAAAATAAATTGGGGTgggttttaaaataaattatcctaactaaaaaatttcaaaaattgacGGCCTTAGGTTAGGCCCAGGCCCAGGGCTCCTGACAGCTCTCCTTTCCCACATGATCTACATTTGTGTTTATGGTTGTGGTAGTGTTGGTTCTCTGTGTGTCCCATTTAGGTTTGATGGATGTTGATTCTTTGGTTGTTTATTCGTCTTCTGATTTGGACCTTCTTCTTTGTAGTTTCCATGGCGAAGTATCCACCAGGTCCACCACTGGAGTTTTGTGTCCTTATGCGGGAAAAAAGAGGATTTGGTTGACACGTATTTGCAGCTCTCTTTGTTACTGAGGGCCACATGTAGGAGTGTAGGACTTGGTTTGCACACACTTGTCTTGGTTGAAGCCATTCTAAGGGTCGTTCATTTCATTGAAAGATAAACTTGGGTGGGTTacgtaaaaaaaaatattaagtgggTAATCGGTGAagtgaaatttatttttatatattgttggatttataaaaccgatcaaaatataaatatataatattttttaaattttataaaaatattttaaaccctaaaagtgGATCCTAAAAATCACGACCTCATTTTAGGATTTCATACGAGAAATATATAAAGAAGTTCTCATATACGCACTAATTTTACGCACTTATTTTTTAATCATAGATATAACGAGTCCCATAACAAATGTATAGTCTccacttttgttatttttatattacaATAATTGGATTGGTATTACGTAAAATTGGTGCGCATATGAGAattctttaatatatataatcttaGTAGGTACTCTTGTCACTTCAGATACATCTACTCCAGCTAGTTGAGTACACATTTACAGCTTAACAACTTTGACATTTACGTGCCACTGCCACGTATATATTATTGATGTTATCATGTGATTCATTTCCCTAGCTCATCTACCTACCTTTGTGGGGTTGGTTTATGTGCGAACATGACCCATCATATATCAATTAACGTTAGTATCGAGGACAAGTACTTCTGAACTATATtttagtcatatatatatatatatgtatgtatacatgcatgcatacacATGATTTCGgttttgaaaaagaagaaagttgaGTTTTTCAAGTGGTGTTTGACATATCAAGTACTTCTATTAGTCAGGTTTTGATCCAAACTTAATCTTGTAGTGCTGGTTTGGTTTGGCCAAGAGGGAGATGGAAATGGAAAGAAATTCGACTAATCtaaatcaaattttgatttgACAAAatgttatatatttatatttttttggcagTTATATTTAGAACCTATAATTATACGTGATgaagcattatatatatatatatatatatatagcttaatTTCATgcaaactaatcaagtaaaatATGTATGGGTAAACTCTGGTGAATTGAACTATTTATAGATCTCattaatcaaaatttgaagaaactcaaatgactagctaacaatCACACCTAACAAATTATGTTAAGATGTCaaatctattttgatacctaGATTGACTTtgttaaaaataaattcatttatGACTATTATTGAAATATCCATATATATGTGAATTCCTCTTCATAATTTACAGAACATAATTGTTTGTAAGaacacttatatatatacacacacactgagAAATCAAGTTTGCcataaatacacatataatttttattttttttcttgtcttcACCACGTGAATTAGAGGTTTGGCCGGAGattattttagagtttttgtttgtttggttttttctttcttctcttattattaagataatattatatataatatttaaaaaattgaggtattaattatatatatatatatatatatattaacttgtttatataaatacaagtttaaaaaaattactgtATCAAGTATATAATATACAGTATATATGAGAAGTAGGATcaatttacattaaaaaaattgtccTACTTGCCTAtaaattggcatctttaccaccCCTTTCAACATCTAATCCATCaaccaaaaacatcaaaaccaaaCCCAATTAATCAAAAACATGGTTGCCTGCGGAGAAGGAAAAGTGTTCAAGGTGACGgtgacgaagaaggagatggtGGCAGCAGTGTTACCATTGCAAGAGCATTGGCTGCCACTCTCAAACCTTGATTTGCTTCTCCCCCCAGTTAATGTGAGTGTTTTCTTCTGCTACAAGAAACCGATTACTTCTCTTACGATGAGTTATGGTGCCATGGTTGGTGTTCTCAAGAAAGCCTTGGCTCAAACTCTTGTGTCGTACTACGCGTTCGCCGGTGAGCTTGTCTCGAACTCTGTTGGAGAGCCTGAGATTCTCTGCAACAACAATGGCGTTGAATTCGTCGAAGCTTTTGCTGATGTTGAGCTTCAAAATCTTAATCTTTATAACCCGGATGACACCATTGAAGGAAAATTAGTCCCCAAGAAGGAGCGCGGCGTGCTTGCCGTCCAGGTTTGTAATTGAAAatttctcatcatcatcaaagtctttGTTCCAAAAGTTTAGAGTCGGCTACATGCgtttatgagaacatcaacgGGAGTCAATCACGTGTATTCGTTTTCtctattcatttctatcataggTCATACATTCATCTACTCCTATTTTCTTCATACCATTCCAACTTTAGTTGACAATTTGTGTGacaaaaatattatgtatgtatgtatgtacaattGTATTCCGACTCAAGAATATTTTCTCATGTGTTTACATACAGGCTACAGAATTGAAATGTGGAGGTCTAGTGGTGGGACTCACATTTGATCATCGCATAGCCGATGCGTATTCTGCTAACATGTTCTTGGTGTCATGGGCGGAGATGGCTCGGTCTAAACCAATATCTACATTACCATCGTTCAGACGATCAACTCTTAACCCTCGACGTCCTTCTTTAAACATTGACTCATCAATTGATGACATGTACGTTCCAGTCTCAACAATTCCACCTCCCCCGGAGCACTCTACAATTGCAGCTGGCGATCATCTGGTGAGCCGGATATACTACATGAAAGCCCACGATCTAGACGGGCTCCAATCGCTCGCCAGCTCCAATTGTTGCAAAAGGACTAAGCTTGAGTCTTTCAGTGCATTATTGTGGAAAATTGTTGCCAAATCTTGTACCAAAACCAATCCCCAAAATATGGTTTCAAAAATGGGGATAGTTGTGGATGGTAGGAGCAGATTAAGCCAAGATAATGTCAATAAGGCTAAAACAATGTCCAACTACTTTGGGAATGTGGTCTCAATTCCCTATggaggcatcaaagttgatgatTTGATCGGAAAACCATTGGATTGGGTGGCCGATGAAGTCCATGAGTTCTTGGGAAATGCCATCACAAAGGAACATTTCTTGGACCTGATTGATTGGGTAGAGGCAAAACGTCCTGAATCGGCCGTGGCTAAAATATATGTTGGTGACAAAAATGATGGACCGACATTTGTCGTCTCCTCGGGCCAAAGATTCCCGGTATCCGAGATCGATTTCGGGTGGGGCAAACCCTATTTTGGATCGTACCATTTTCCGTGGGGTGGCAGCGCCGGGTATGTGATGCCGATGCCAAGTCCGACCAGGAATGGTGACTGGGTGGTGTACATGCACCTTACTAAAGGGCAGCTGGAGTTGGTTGAGGCTGAGGCTTCTCATGTGTTCAGGCCATTGAGTTATGATTATCTTAATAATTAAGCTTGATGGCAAATTAGGTTGTGAAGATATTACATCATGGATTGTGTCCTTGTACATGCACTAAGTCCTTAAATAAATGTTATATAATGTTGACATCCATATAAGTTTGTGTCTTTTAAtttgtatttaaattttttataatttttataaataccACTGAGAAATTAAATATGCTTGCAGTCGGAATCGAATTTTGAgcacacatatatctaactcagtcgattgtcaaccgagccacATCTCGTTGGTCAAGTTTGATAATCTTTTctagttatatatattattaattacttttttaataTAAGATGAGGAAATATTTAATATCCTCTGGTAGTCTCGTGCAAGTAATGAGGAGTAAGTAGGTCACTCCTTCTAAGTATGAACAccaaataaattatatgttaaatttgaaaattttgcattaaaaaatcatattagaaagaaaaaaaaaatttgtgtatcATTCACACCACAAAGTGCCAATGAAATGTTGCCAGAATCTTAAGTACTAAATGTTAGGTATCACATGAAATAATTAAAATCTATTATCGATGATGTATGTGAAAGTCAAGCGACTCATACACATAAATGAGCTCATA
It encodes:
- the LOC120011265 gene encoding coniferyl alcohol acyltransferase; protein product: MVACGEGKVFKVTVTKKEMVAAVLPLQEHWLPLSNLDLLLPPVNVSVFFCYKKPITSLTMSYGAMVGVLKKALAQTLVSYYAFAGELVSNSVGEPEILCNNNGVEFVEAFADVELQNLNLYNPDDTIEGKLVPKKERGVLAVQATELKCGGLVVGLTFDHRIADAYSANMFLVSWAEMARSKPISTLPSFRRSTLNPRRPSLNIDSSIDDMYVPVSTIPPPPEHSTIAAGDHLVSRIYYMKAHDLDGLQSLASSNCCKRTKLESFSALLWKIVAKSCTKTNPQNMVSKMGIVVDGRSRLSQDNVNKAKTMSNYFGNVVSIPYGGIKVDDLIGKPLDWVADEVHEFLGNAITKEHFLDLIDWVEAKRPESAVAKIYVGDKNDGPTFVVSSGQRFPVSEIDFGWGKPYFGSYHFPWGGSAGYVMPMPSPTRNGDWVVYMHLTKGQLELVEAEASHVFRPLSYDYLNN
- the LOC120010943 gene encoding uncharacterized protein LOC120010943 isoform X2; the encoded protein is MLINGTGFFAAAAVLLASAAGAMEAPEEAETLANIPQTLSGECASVKDCKKERIQRPKSRKAESCTIKCVTTCIRGGEGSPGEGPLNIRRPLVVFKQGFRSRHYCLVECSDICNLIGDGDDGP
- the LOC120010943 gene encoding uncharacterized protein LOC120010943 isoform X3 yields the protein MLINGTAAAVLLASAAGAMEAPEEAETLANIPQTLSGECASVKDCKKERIQRPKSRKAESCTIKCVTTCIRGGEGSPGEGPLNIRRPLVVFKQGFRSRHYCLVECSDICNLIGDGDDGP
- the LOC120010943 gene encoding uncharacterized protein LOC120010943 isoform X1, with translation MLINGTGTALTHRTTTYAVSGLISCKNNRKLSSSCSLSVKATGFFAAAAVLLASAAGAMEAPEEAETLANIPQTLSGECASVKDCKKERIQRPKSRKAESCTIKCVTTCIRGGEGSPGEGPLNIRRPLVVFKQGFRSRHYCLVECSDICNLIGDGDDGP